The following coding sequences lie in one Micromonospora sp. R77 genomic window:
- a CDS encoding helix-turn-helix domain-containing protein: MASTGTATSTEKGRRIVGAERQTLAKDLVKRYTSGESIRALAASTGRSYGFIHRVLTESGVQLRQRGGARRRKKA, from the coding sequence ATGGCCTCCACTGGCACAGCCACCAGCACTGAGAAGGGTCGCCGGATCGTCGGAGCCGAGCGTCAGACGCTCGCCAAGGACCTGGTAAAGCGGTACACCTCCGGGGAGAGCATCCGTGCGCTGGCGGCCTCCACCGGCCGCTCCTACGGGTTCATCCACCGGGTGCTCACCGAGTCCGGGGTGCAGCTGCGGCAGCGCGGCGGCGCCCGGCGCCGCAAGAAGGCGTGA
- a CDS encoding enoyl-CoA hydratase/isomerase family protein: MTAETTGVRLDCDGPVATVTLCRPDVLNAQTPAMWRAMSDFSRDLPGDVRVVVVRAEGRAFSAGLDLSVAGASGPGSFAELSTLPEQECADRIAEYQGGFTWLHRPDVISVAAVQGHAIGAGFQLALACDLRVLAEDAKLSMAEVTLGLVPDLAGTKRLVELVGYARALEICATGRRMDAAEADRIGLANLVVPTDELDAAVRDLTAGLLAGNRDAVVEIKALLAGAGGRSHTEQQRAEREAQTRRLRDLAGRGE, translated from the coding sequence GTGACCGCCGAGACGACCGGGGTACGACTCGACTGCGACGGGCCGGTTGCCACGGTCACGTTGTGCCGGCCCGACGTGCTCAACGCCCAGACCCCGGCCATGTGGCGCGCGATGAGCGACTTCTCCCGGGACCTGCCGGGCGACGTGCGCGTCGTGGTCGTACGCGCCGAGGGGCGGGCCTTCTCCGCGGGCCTGGACCTGTCGGTGGCCGGTGCCTCCGGCCCCGGGTCCTTCGCCGAACTCTCCACCCTGCCCGAGCAGGAGTGCGCGGACCGGATCGCCGAGTACCAGGGCGGCTTCACCTGGCTGCACCGACCGGACGTGATCTCGGTGGCGGCCGTGCAGGGGCACGCGATCGGTGCCGGTTTCCAACTCGCCCTCGCCTGTGACCTGCGGGTGCTCGCCGAGGACGCCAAGCTCTCCATGGCCGAGGTGACCCTCGGCCTCGTGCCGGACCTGGCCGGCACGAAGCGGCTGGTCGAGCTGGTCGGCTATGCGCGGGCACTGGAGATCTGTGCCACCGGCCGCCGGATGGACGCCGCCGAGGCGGACCGGATCGGCCTGGCCAACCTGGTCGTACCGACCGACGAGCTGGACGCGGCGGTGCGGGACCTGACCGCCGGTCTGCTCGCCGGCAACCGGGACGCCGTGGTGGAGATCAAGGCGCTGCTCGCGGGCGCCGGCGGACGCTCCCACACCGAGCAGCAGCGGGCCGAGCGGGAAGCCCAGACCCGCCGGTTGCGTGATCTCGCCGGCCGCGGAGAATAG